From a single Streptomyces misionensis genomic region:
- a CDS encoding undecaprenyl-diphosphate phosphatase — MSAISVGQAVILGVVEGVTEFLPVSSTGHLKIAEGLMDIPVDDKSVVGFSAVIQVGAIAAVLVYFFKDIKRIVSAWFRGLANREERYHHDYKFAWWVIAATIPIVLVGLAAKPLIDGPLASLWVVAGSLIVGSGAMWCADQMGRHKRGEDDTSFKDAMWVGCSQILALLFPGFSRSGATMSTALVLDLDRVAATRLSFFLGIPALTGAGIYELKDALGAGVGAAPLAVGTVVSFIVAYASIAWLLKFVAKHSFNAFVIYRIVIGVALLGLLGTGVLNA; from the coding sequence ATGAGCGCCATCTCTGTCGGCCAGGCCGTCATCCTCGGTGTCGTCGAGGGGGTGACCGAGTTCCTCCCGGTGTCCTCCACCGGTCACCTCAAGATCGCCGAGGGACTCATGGACATCCCCGTCGACGACAAGTCCGTCGTCGGGTTCTCCGCAGTCATCCAGGTCGGCGCCATCGCCGCCGTGCTCGTGTACTTCTTCAAGGACATCAAGCGGATCGTCTCCGCCTGGTTCCGCGGTCTGGCCAACCGCGAGGAGCGTTACCACCACGACTACAAGTTCGCCTGGTGGGTGATCGCCGCCACCATTCCGATCGTCCTGGTGGGCCTCGCCGCCAAGCCGCTGATCGACGGGCCGCTGGCCTCGCTGTGGGTCGTCGCCGGTTCGCTGATCGTCGGCTCCGGCGCAATGTGGTGCGCGGACCAGATGGGCCGCCACAAGCGCGGTGAGGACGACACGTCCTTCAAGGACGCGATGTGGGTGGGCTGCTCGCAGATCCTCGCCCTGCTCTTCCCCGGCTTCTCCCGCTCCGGCGCCACCATGTCCACCGCCCTCGTGCTGGACCTGGACCGCGTCGCGGCCACCCGGCTCTCCTTCTTCCTCGGCATCCCCGCGCTCACCGGCGCCGGCATCTACGAGCTGAAGGACGCCCTCGGCGCGGGCGTCGGCGCCGCTCCGCTGGCCGTCGGCACCGTCGTCTCCTTCATCGTCGCCTACGCCTCCATCGCCTGGCTGCTGAAGTTCGTCGCCAAGCACTCCTTCAACGCCTTCGTGATCTACCGCATCGTCATCGGCGTGGCCCTGCTGGGCCTGCTCGGCACCGGCGTGCTCAACGCCTGA
- a CDS encoding glutaminase — protein sequence MVIMTTTSSRTFLPVLERIAEELEHTPGRGRAADYIPALAARDPRSFGMAVAELDGTVYGVGEWRQPFSAQSITKVFTLALDLAREGDELWEHVGREPSGNPFNSLVQLEYENGIPRNPFINAGALVVTDRLQTRTGDAAGELLAFLRAESGNPELDFDLEVAASETAHGDRNAALAHFMASYGNVDNEVPVLLDQYFRQCSIAASCADLALATGFLARHGIRADGSRLLSKSQAKQVNAVMLTCGTYDAAGDFAYRVGLPGKSGVGGGIIAVVPGRCTLCVWSPGLDERGNSVAGVAALDRFTTLTGLSVF from the coding sequence ATGGTGATCATGACAACGACGTCGTCCCGCACCTTCCTGCCGGTCCTGGAGCGCATAGCCGAGGAGCTGGAGCACACCCCGGGCCGGGGCCGCGCCGCCGACTACATACCGGCGCTCGCCGCCCGCGACCCCCGCAGCTTCGGCATGGCCGTCGCCGAGCTGGACGGCACGGTGTACGGGGTGGGGGAGTGGCGGCAGCCGTTCTCCGCCCAGTCCATCACCAAGGTGTTCACCCTCGCCCTGGACCTGGCCCGCGAGGGCGACGAACTCTGGGAGCACGTCGGCCGGGAGCCCTCCGGCAACCCGTTCAACTCCCTGGTCCAGCTGGAGTACGAGAACGGCATCCCGCGCAACCCCTTCATCAACGCGGGCGCCCTCGTCGTCACCGACCGCCTCCAGACCCGTACCGGGGACGCGGCCGGCGAACTGCTGGCCTTTCTGCGCGCCGAGAGCGGCAACCCCGAACTGGACTTCGACCTGGAGGTCGCCGCCTCCGAGACCGCGCACGGCGACCGCAACGCCGCCCTCGCCCACTTCATGGCGTCCTACGGCAACGTCGACAACGAGGTGCCGGTCCTGCTCGACCAGTACTTCCGGCAGTGCTCCATCGCCGCCTCCTGCGCCGACCTCGCGCTCGCCACCGGCTTCCTCGCCCGGCACGGCATCCGCGCCGACGGCAGCAGGCTGCTCAGCAAGAGCCAGGCCAAGCAGGTCAACGCCGTCATGCTGACCTGCGGCACCTATGACGCGGCCGGCGATTTCGCCTACCGGGTCGGCCTGCCCGGCAAGAGCGGGGTCGGCGGCGGGATCATCGCCGTCGTACCGGGCCGGTGCACGCTGTGCGTGTGGAGCCCGGGGCTGGACGAGCGCGGCAACTCGGTGGCCGGCGTGGCCGCCCTCGACCGGTTCACGACGCTGACCGGACTGTCGGTGTTCTGA
- the aspA gene encoding aspartate ammonia-lyase: MTATRREHDLLGDRDVPADAYWGVHTLRATENFPITGTPISAYPHLIDALAAVKEAAALANEELGLLEPAKAAAIVAACREIRQGALHDQFVVDVIQGGAGTSTNMNANEVVANRALELLGHAKGEYMYVHPNEDVNLSQSTNDVYPTAVKIATIFAVRGLLKAMAVLQDAFAGKSVEFRDVLKMGRTQLQDAVPMTLGQEFSAFAVMIEEDRSRLAEAVELIHEINLGATAIGTGINAPSGYAEAARRHLSAITGLPLVTAANLVEATQDCGAFVQMSGVLKRIAVKLSKSCNDLRLLSSGPRAGLGEINLPPVQAGSSIMPGKVNPVIPEVVNQVAFEVIGNDVAITMAAEAGQLQLNAFEPIILHSLSESVTHLRRACLTLAERCVNGITANTERLRASVENSIGLVTALNPHIGYTAATEIAKEALATGRGVAELVLEKGLLPAGTLAGLLRPEIVAGSGAPAA; this comes from the coding sequence ATGACCGCCACCCGCCGCGAACACGACCTGCTCGGCGACCGGGACGTGCCCGCCGACGCCTACTGGGGTGTGCACACCCTGCGGGCGACCGAGAACTTCCCCATCACCGGGACGCCGATCTCGGCGTACCCGCACCTGATCGACGCCCTGGCCGCCGTCAAGGAGGCCGCCGCCCTCGCGAACGAGGAACTGGGGCTGCTGGAACCGGCGAAGGCCGCGGCGATCGTGGCCGCCTGCCGGGAGATCCGTCAGGGCGCCCTGCACGACCAGTTCGTGGTGGACGTCATCCAGGGCGGCGCCGGTACGTCGACCAACATGAACGCCAACGAGGTCGTCGCGAACCGGGCGCTGGAACTGCTCGGCCACGCCAAGGGCGAGTACATGTATGTACACCCCAACGAGGACGTCAACCTGAGCCAGTCGACCAATGACGTCTACCCGACCGCCGTCAAGATAGCGACGATCTTCGCGGTACGTGGACTGCTCAAGGCGATGGCCGTACTCCAGGACGCGTTCGCCGGCAAGTCCGTGGAGTTCCGTGACGTGCTCAAGATGGGCCGTACACAGTTGCAGGACGCGGTGCCCATGACGCTCGGTCAGGAGTTCTCCGCGTTCGCCGTGATGATCGAGGAGGACCGCAGCCGTCTTGCCGAGGCCGTCGAGCTGATCCATGAGATCAACCTGGGCGCCACCGCCATCGGCACCGGGATCAACGCGCCGTCCGGGTACGCCGAGGCCGCCCGCCGGCACCTGTCCGCGATCACCGGGCTGCCGCTGGTCACCGCCGCCAACCTGGTCGAGGCCACCCAGGACTGCGGGGCCTTCGTCCAGATGTCCGGCGTGCTCAAGCGGATCGCGGTCAAGCTCTCCAAGAGCTGCAACGACCTGCGGCTGCTGTCCTCCGGCCCGCGCGCCGGGCTCGGCGAGATCAACCTGCCGCCGGTGCAGGCCGGTTCGTCGATCATGCCGGGCAAGGTCAACCCGGTCATCCCCGAGGTGGTCAACCAGGTCGCCTTCGAGGTGATCGGCAACGACGTCGCCATCACCATGGCCGCCGAGGCCGGACAGCTCCAGCTCAACGCCTTCGAGCCGATCATCCTGCACTCCCTGTCGGAGTCCGTCACCCATCTGCGGCGGGCCTGCCTGACGCTCGCCGAGCGCTGTGTGAACGGCATCACCGCGAACACCGAGCGGCTGCGCGCGAGCGTGGAGAACTCCATCGGACTGGTCACCGCGCTCAACCCGCACATCGGCTACACGGCCGCCACCGAGATCGCCAAGGAGGCCCTCGCCACCGGCCGCGGGGTGGCCGAACTGGTCCTGGAGAAGGGCCTGTTGCCGGCCGGTACGCTGGCCGGGCTGCTGCGCCCCGAGATCGTCGCCGGCAGCGGGGCACCGGCCGCCTGA
- a CDS encoding FadR/GntR family transcriptional regulator, which produces MEAVLGHLRGAIERGDYAIGDKLPSEAELGRTLEVSRPVLREALRALQAMGLTVSRTGKGTFVVANAVEDPTFGDYAASDLLEVRRHIEIPVAGYAALRRTPDHLDRLAHLLDRMERETDTTAWVAMDTLFHLTVAEAAQNPVFRRVIEEIRDALARQSAFLNELGGRREQSNREHRAIVEALADGCEPDAVAAMSHHLDRVERTLTEIVRPPAPAVSGAVEG; this is translated from the coding sequence ATGGAAGCGGTCCTCGGCCACCTCCGCGGCGCCATCGAACGCGGCGACTACGCCATCGGCGACAAGCTGCCCTCCGAGGCCGAGCTGGGACGCACCCTGGAGGTCTCCCGGCCGGTGCTGCGCGAGGCGCTGCGCGCGCTCCAGGCGATGGGCCTCACCGTCTCGCGCACCGGCAAGGGCACCTTCGTCGTCGCCAACGCGGTGGAGGACCCCACCTTCGGCGACTACGCGGCCAGCGATCTGCTGGAGGTGCGCCGGCACATCGAGATCCCGGTGGCCGGCTACGCGGCCCTGCGCCGCACCCCGGACCACCTGGACCGCCTGGCCCACCTGCTGGACCGGATGGAACGGGAGACGGACACCACCGCCTGGGTCGCGATGGACACGCTCTTCCACCTCACCGTGGCGGAGGCCGCCCAGAACCCCGTCTTCCGCCGGGTCATCGAGGAGATCCGCGACGCCCTGGCGCGCCAGTCGGCCTTCCTCAACGAACTCGGCGGCCGCCGCGAGCAGTCCAACCGCGAACACCGCGCGATCGTCGAGGCCCTGGCCGACGGCTGCGAACCGGACGCGGTCGCGGCCATGAGCCACCACCTGGACCGCGTCGAGCGCACCCTCACCGAGATCGTCCGGCCACCGGCACCGGCCGTGAGCGGCGCGGTGGAGGGGTGA
- a CDS encoding asparaginase, with protein MFSTSLADAPVVRAPRHAPVAQLVRGGVIEGVHHGSVVVLGADGTVKHRLGDAEAAFYPRSAVKPLQAVAMLRAGLPLDGELLSLAAASHSGEERHLAGTRRILELAGLAEDDLRNVPDLPFDPAVRDTWVRAGRAPSRLAQNCSGKHAAMLWTAKLNGWSLPDYLDPEHPLQRAIRETVEELTGQRVARVTVDGCGAPLFAISLTGLARALSRVVTAAPGTPEARVADAMRAHAEMASGATRDVAALMRAVPGLLAKDGFEGVQVAALPDGRAVAVKIADGADRARVPVAAAALALAGVDSALLAEFSGAPLLGGGVPVGSVRVVDGLGAA; from the coding sequence ATGTTCAGCACCTCCCTCGCCGACGCACCCGTCGTCCGCGCGCCCCGCCACGCCCCCGTCGCCCAGCTCGTCCGCGGCGGCGTCATCGAGGGCGTCCACCACGGCTCCGTCGTCGTCCTCGGCGCCGACGGCACCGTCAAGCACCGGCTCGGCGACGCCGAGGCCGCGTTCTACCCGCGCTCGGCGGTCAAGCCCCTCCAGGCCGTCGCCATGCTGCGGGCCGGACTGCCGCTGGACGGCGAGCTGCTGTCCCTGGCCGCCGCCAGCCACTCCGGCGAAGAACGCCACCTCGCCGGCACCCGGCGCATCCTCGAACTGGCGGGACTCGCCGAGGACGACCTGCGCAACGTCCCCGACCTGCCCTTCGACCCCGCCGTCCGCGACACCTGGGTCCGCGCGGGCCGGGCGCCCTCCCGGCTCGCCCAGAACTGCTCCGGCAAGCACGCGGCCATGCTGTGGACCGCGAAGCTCAACGGCTGGTCCCTGCCGGACTACCTGGACCCGGAGCACCCGCTGCAGCGGGCGATCCGCGAGACCGTCGAGGAGCTGACCGGGCAACGGGTCGCCCGGGTCACCGTGGACGGCTGCGGCGCCCCCCTGTTCGCCATCTCCCTGACCGGCCTCGCCCGCGCCCTGTCCCGCGTCGTCACGGCCGCCCCCGGCACGCCCGAGGCGCGGGTCGCCGACGCGATGCGCGCCCACGCCGAGATGGCCTCCGGCGCCACCCGTGACGTCGCCGCGCTGATGCGGGCCGTGCCGGGGCTGCTGGCCAAGGACGGCTTCGAGGGGGTGCAGGTCGCCGCGCTGCCGGACGGACGGGCGGTGGCCGTGAAGATAGCGGACGGCGCGGACCGGGCGCGGGTGCCGGTCGCGGCGGCCGCGCTGGCGCTGGCCGGGGTGGACTCCGCGCTGCTGGCCGAGTTCTCGGGGGCGCCGTTGCTGGGCGGCGGAGTGCCGGTGGGGTCCGTGCGCGTCGTGGACGGCCTCGGCGCCGCCTGA